One window of the Salvia miltiorrhiza cultivar Shanhuang (shh) chromosome 6, IMPLAD_Smil_shh, whole genome shotgun sequence genome contains the following:
- the LOC130989772 gene encoding uncharacterized protein LOC130989772 — translation MDTLRQLRKRNAYVSMAVEEILFEELMHFVLVIDFIEKSKKRKRKHRTLVEPYGMIRRIPDQTKHLNRIIGFSDMDCILNLRMDRNTFGRLSSLLRVLGGLTDSRFVTVEEQVAMFLCILAHHKKNRVVKFDFWRSGQTVSHYIHVVLKAILRLHVILMVKPTPVADDSTDGRWKWFKGCLGALDGTYINVMVSNTDKPRYRTRKGQISTNVLAICDQHMKFVYVLPGWEGSAADSRILRDAVSRVNGLKVPRGSYYLCDNGYANSEGFLTPYKGVRYHLKEWGPNAVRPQNREELFNLRHSRARNVIERAFGIMKMRWGVLRSTTYYPIKVQVKLIMACFVINNFIRSEMAVDPIEQAFDNLPNENEFLDGDHGEHIDTIESSAEWTAHRDAIAQSMWQEYILQH, via the exons ATGG ATACTTTACGGCAATTGAGGAAACGGAATGCATATGTAAGCATGGCAGTAGAAGAGATTTTGTTTGAGGAACTAATGCACTTCGTCCTGGTGATTGATTTTATTGAGAAGTCAAAAAAACGAAAGCGTAAGCATAGAACCTTGGTAGAGCCATATGGAATGATTCGTAGAATTCCAGACCAAACTAAGCATTTGAATAGGATTATTGGTTTTAGTGATATGGACTGCATACTAAATCTTCGAATGGACCGGAATACATTTGGCCGACTGAGCAGTTTATTGAGGGTTCTAGGGGGTCTCACCGACAGTAGGTTTGTGACCGTGGAGGAACAGGTCGCGATGTTTCTTTGCATCCTCGCACATCATAAAAAGAATAGAGTCGTTAAATTTGACTTTTGGAGGTCCGGTCAAACGGTTTCACATTACATACATGTCGTGTTAAAGGCAATTCTAAGGCTGCACGTTATTTTGATGGTCAAACCGACCCCAGTGGCTGATGATTCAACTGATGGAAGATGGAAATGGTTCAAG GGTTGTCTAGGTGCATTGGACGGAACGTATATCAACGTGATGGTGTCAAACACCGATAAACCGAGATACAGAACTCGAAAAGGGCAAATTTCAACTAATGTCCTAGCCATCTGTGACCAACACATGAAGTTTGTATATGTCTTGCCCGGGTGGGAGGGTTCTGCAGCTGATTCTCGGATTCTTCGTGATGCTGTTAGCCGAGTTAATGGGCTGAAAGTGCCGAGGG GTTCGTATTATTTGTGCGATAATGGATACGCCAACTCTGAAGGTTTCCTAACACCATACAAAGGTGTTAGGTACCACCTTAAGGAATGGGGACCTAATGCTGTTCGTCCACAAAATAGGGAGGAATTGTTCAATCTTCGTCATTCTCGTGCACGTAATGTGATAGAACGTGCTTTTGGGATAATGAAGATGAGGTGGGGGGTTTTACGTAGCACCACCTATTACCCTATTAAGGTTCAGGTCAAACTCATAATGGCATGTTTTGTAATAAACAACTTCATAAGATCAGAAATGGCAGTTGATCCAATCGAGCAAGCCTTCGACAATTTGCCCAATGAAAACGAATTCTTAGATGGTGATCACGGTGAACACATTGATACCATTGAATCTAGTGCTGAATGGACAGCACATAGGGATGCTATTGCACAGAGTATGTGGCAGGAATATATATTGCAACACTGA
- the LOC130989770 gene encoding protein COBRA-like isoform X3, with product MGLSFRSLLRVTTPTVLLLFFSFTSTEAYDALDPNGNITIKWDVISWTPDGYVAVVTMFNFQRYRHIAAPGWTLGWTWAKKEVIWSMMGAQTTEQGDCSRYKGNIPHCCKKDPMVVDLLPGTPYNQQIANCCKGGVINSWDASSFQISVGAAGTTDKTVRVPKNFTLEAPGPPGYTCGPAKIVKPTKFVTSDGRRTTRAMMTWKVTCKYSQSLAQKTPPGCP from the exons ATGGGGCTCTCCTTCAGATCTCTGTTGAGAGTCACAACTCCCACAGTTTTGCTGTTGTTCTTCAGCTTCACTTCTACAG AAGCCTACGATGCGCTTGATCCTAATGGCAATATCACAATTAAGTGGGATGTCATCTCTTGGACACCCGATGGCTATGTG GCTGTTGTGACGATGTTCAACTTCCAACGATACCGTCACATTGCAGCACCTGGTTGGACTTTGGGATGGACTTGGGCGAAGAAAGAAGTgatttggagcatgatgggtgCTCAAACCACCGAGCAAGGAGATTGCTCGAGATATAAAGGAAACATTCCACATTGTTGTAAGAAAGATCCAATGGTGGTTGACTTACTGCCTGGAACTCCTTATAATCAACAGATTGCAAATTGTTGCAAAGGAGGGGTGATTAATTCATGGGATGCAAGCTCTTTCCAGATTAGTGTTGGTGCAGCCGGAACTACCGATAAAACAGTTAGGGTGCCCAAGAACTTCACACTTGAAGCACCGGGGCCGCCTGGTTACACTTGTGGACCTGCGAAAATCGTGAAGCCTACTAAATTTGTCACCTCGGATGGGAGAAGAACGACGCGAGCCATGA TGACATGGAAGGTGACATGCAAGTATTCGCAGTCTCTTGCTCAAAAAACTCCACCAGGCTGTCCTTAA
- the LOC130990999 gene encoding uncharacterized protein LOC130990999, with protein MNSEQQESSEAVSARVNKTDKTRRTWAIKEEETLLSSLKELVAQGWKSDNGFRGGYLHKLEEAMRRVYPGTDLKGVPHINSKLSAWKKNYNSLLGILRVTGAGFNVHGNHMVDVTDEQWADIMKKDVNARGMRYKSWPMLDAWKEVFGKDRATGDNAEDLMDAVTDMYRSGNAAQNTPAGSYHVNVEDVLENDVVEESASQCIRSEGTTSGAKKKRKQRDESASLMEFMGEISRNTAQRLEMLANRTGYEFDLAQARKAVFEQVMLIPGLSLEETFDVTELLAYKVERLEIFMGLPPDARIAYAMRLLQGKSK; from the exons ATGAATTCGGAGCAACAAG AGAGCAGTGAGGCGGTCTCTGCCCGTGTCAACAAAACAGATAAGACTCGCCGGACTTGGGCTATCAAAGAAGAGGAGACTCTCCTTAGCTCGTTGAAGGAATTAGTTGCTCAAGGCTGGAAGTCAGATAACGGCTTCAGAGGAGGTTATCTTCATAAGCTCGAGGAAGCGATGAGGCGCGTGTACCCAGGCACAGACTTGAAAGGAGTTCCACACATCAATTCAAAGTTATCTGCCTGGAAGAAAAACTACAACAGCCTTTTGGGAATTTTACGAGTCACCGGTGCTGGGTTCAACGTGCATGGAAACCACATGGTAGATGTTACTGACGAGCAGTGGGCAGACATCATGAAG AAAGATGTGAACGCGAGGGGAATGAGGTACAAGTCGTGGCCTATGCTTGATGCATGGAAAGAAGTGTTTGGTAAGGACCGTGCGACTGGTGACAATGCCGAGGACCTTATGGACGCTGTGACTGATATGTATCGCAGCGGGAATGCGGCGCAGAACACTCCTGCAGGGAGTTACCACGTTAACGTTGAAGATGTGCTGGAAAACGACGTTGTTGAGGAGAGCGCCAGTCAGTGCATTCGAAGCGAAGGGACTACTAGCGGTGCTAAGAAGAAGCGCAAACAGAGGGACGAATCAGCTAGTCTAATGGAGTTTATGGGGGAGATCAGCCGGAACACTGCGCAGAGGCTGGAGATGTTGGCAAATCGTACCGGTTATGAGTTTGATCTCGCCCAAGCAAGGAAGGCTGTATTTGAACAGGTCATGCTCATCCCGGGTCTCTCTCTCGAGGAGACATTTGACGTGACCGAGCTCCTCGCTTATAAGGTGGAGCGATTGGAGATATTCATGGGCCTGCCACCCGATGCTCGCATTGCCTATGCGATGCGACTCTTGCAAGGGAAGAGTAAATGA
- the LOC130989773 gene encoding receptor-like protein kinase FERONIA, translated as MMSHALSLHLLLLTSIFSTAQISSASTPPAYTATDLILLNCGASAIANDTSHRSWDGDARSRYMPSNAASISSASEASTMDPSVFPVPYRTARLFHSPFTYTFPLTTGQKFLRLYFYPNAYSDVNATQSLFSLTANSFTLLRNFSAFLHSPSLSRPAFMKEFIVNIGATQRLDLTFTPNPKSSAFINGIEIVSIPDKLYFKGNDVVIKFVDQVYYLNSDTALENLYRLNVGGARVAIEDDSGPTRGMFRGWNPDDDYISFADVGWKKHDEGVVIKYTAQTPRYTAPPRVYTSARFMTNISKSLEWGFPVDSGFCYLLRFHFCEFLQEATVPNDRAFSIIINNQTADIQIDVIVFAGGPDIPVFRDYIIWVPDDGDRGKQDLRLSLVPLLSVEPRLISALLNGLEIFKLNDTKGSFAAANPELTMVSSPPAAPLPPKKNSGGSSVIYAVTGSAIGVAAVLAAVIFLIFRRRRRMKDSATSVTKSSWVPLSTGSRSTARTSGSGISLPSDLCRYFSIDEIRTATRNFDDNFVIGKGGFGNVYKGLIDNAATTVAIKRLNPNSSQGAREFLTEIEMLSKLRHLHLVSLIGYCDDDGEMILVYDYMAHGTLRDHIIHTSDDANSPLLWKQRLQICLGAAKGLDYLHTGAKHAIIHRDVKSTNILLDDKWVAKVSDFGLSKVGPAAGGQTHVSTVVKGSFGYVDPEYWRRQQLTLKSDVYSFGVVLFEVLCARAVINTALPKEQVNLGDWAKLCYRKGKLDQIIDPNLKDQIAPECLSNFAEIAVACLRDNGIDRPSMNDIVWKLEFALQLQVSAESRDGAAAYGDGNGNGAVNPSLPLLGMGIGASNTTTDYDDTFSRSKSSDFSTSSSSEKLKSGDVFSEIINPLGR; from the coding sequence ATGATGTCCCACGCTCTTTCTCTTCACCTGCTCTTGCTCACCTCTATATTTTCAACAGCCCAAATCAGCAGCGCCTCCACGCCGCCGGCCTACACCGCCACGGACTTAATCCTCCTCAACTGCGGCGCGTCGGCAATCGCAAACGACACCAGCCACCGGAGTTGGGACGGCGATGCCCGTTCAAGATACATGCCATCAAACGCCGCCTCCATATCTTCAGCTTCCGAAGCTTCCACTATGGACCCTTCGGTTTTTCCAGTCCCTTACCGGACTGCTCGTCTCTTCCATTCCCCTTTCACATACACTTTTCCGCTCACCACAGGCCAGAAATTCCTCCGCCTTTACTTCTACCCCAACGCCTACTCCGACGTCAACGCTACTCaatctcttttctctctcactgCGAATTCCTTCACCCTGTTGAGAAACTTCAGCGCTTTCCTTCATTCCCCGAGCTTATCACGACCTGCTTTTATGAAGGAATTCATCGTTAACATCGGAGCAACGCAGAGGCTCGATTTAACCTTCACCCCGAATCCAAAGTCCTCCGCTTTCATCAACGGAATCGAGATCGTGTCGATCCCTGATAAACTCTATTTCAAGGGAAACGACGTGGTGATCAAATTTGTCGACCAGGTGTATTATCTCAACTCCGACACGGCTTTGGAGAATCTCTACAGGCTGAACGTCGGCGGCGCGAGGGTCGCTATCGAAGACGACAGTGGGCCCACGCGCGGCATGTTCCGCGGCTGGAATCCTGACGATGACTACATATCCTTCGCCGATGTTGGGTGGAAGAAGCATGACGAGGGAGTTGTGATCAAGTACACCGCCCAAACGCCGCGGTATACTGCTCCGCCGAGAGTGTACACATCTGCTCGTTTCATGACCAACATCAGCAAAAGCTTGGAGTGGGGATTTCCGGTTGATTCGGGATTCTGCTATCTGCTTCGCTTCCACTTTTGTGAATTTCTGCAGGAAGCTACGGTGCCAAACGATAGAGCGTTTTCGATAATCATCAATAATCAGACGGCGGATATTCAAATTGACGTCATCGTCTTCGCCGGTGGCCCTGATATTCCCGTCTTCAGAGACTACATAATATGGGTTCCTGACGACGGAGATCGTGGAAAGCAAGACCTGCGCCTATCGTTGGTTCCTTTGCTTTCGGTGGAACCAAGGCTTATTAGCGCTTTGCTAAATGGATTAGAAATTTTCAAACTCAATGATACCAAAGGGAGTTTCGCAGCCGCCAACCCTGAACTCACCATGGTTTCTTCGCCGCCGGCTGCGCCGCTGCCGCCGAAGAAAAATAGTGGAGGATCTTCTGTTATCTACGCGGTGACAGGAAGTGCGATCGGTGTTGCTGCAGTTCTCGCCGCCGTGATTTTCTTGATcttccggcggcggcggagaatgAAGGACTCGGCGACGAGCGTCACCAAGTCATCGTGGGTGCCTCTCTCGACGGGGTCGAGGTCCACCGCCAGAACTAGCGGATCGGGCATCTCCCTGCCTTCCGATCTCTGCCGATACTTCTCCATCGACGAGATCAGAACCGCCACCCGCAACTTCGACGACAACTTCGTCATCGGAAAGGGAGGCTTCGGCAACGTCTACAAAGGCCTCATCGACAACGCCGCCACAACCGTCGCGATCAAGAGGCTCAACCCCAACTCCAGCCAAGGCGCCCGCGAGTTCCTCACAGAGATCGAGATGCTCTCCAAGCTCCGCCACCTCCACCTGGTCTCCCTCATCGGCTACTGCGACGACGACGGCGAGATGATCCTCGTCTACGACTACATGGCCCACGGCACCCTCCGCGACCACATCATCCACACCTCCGACGACGCTAACTCACCGTTGTTGTGGAAGCAGCGCCTCCAAATCTGCCTCGGCGCCGCCAAGGGGCTCGACTACCTCCACACCGGCGCCAAGCACGCCATCATCCACCGCGACGTCAAGTCCACCAACATCCTCCTCGACGACAAATGGGTGGCCAAGGTGTCCGACTTCGGCCTCTCCAAAGTCGGCCCCGCCGCAGGCGGCCAGACACACGTCAGCACCGTCGTCAAAGGCAGCTTCGGCTACGTCGACCCCGAGTACTGGCGCCGGCAGCAGCTCACGCTGAAATCCGACGTCTACTCATTCGGGGTGGTGCTGTTCGAAGTTCTATGCGCGAGGGCGGTGATAAACACAGCCCTACCAAAAGAGCAAGTGAATTTAGGAGACTGGGCTAAGCTTTGCTACAGGAAAGGGAAACTCGATCAGATCATCGATCCCAATCTCAAGGATCAGATCGCGCCCGAATGCTTGAGCAATTTTGCAGAGATAGCCGTCGCATGCCTCAGAGACAACGGGATTGATCGGCCATCCATGAACGACATCGTTTGGAAACTGGAGTTCGCTTTGCAGCTCCAAGTATCGGCGGAGAGCAGAGACGGCGCTGCAGCCTATGGCGACGGCAACGGCAACGGCGCCGTGAACCCGTCGTTGCCGTTGCTGGGCATGGGGATCGGCGCGTCCAACACGACGACGGACTACGACGACACGTTTTCGAGATCGAAGAGCAGCGATTTCTcgaccagcagcagcagcgaaaAGCTCAAGTCGGGAGATGTCTTCTCGGAGATCATCAACCCGTTAGGCCGTTGA